One segment of Dolichospermum sp. DET69 DNA contains the following:
- a CDS encoding DUF790 family protein yields the protein MLPTELLIHRQNGEEIIPKRLKLDQKHLSLATELISFFQEAVGKTQGLLERQLTDFEGDTTDYRMKRGLAYILKSSFCTFEIVSPLEPLMLRARVFALATKSVASRESTDMTLNKIADDLSQELNQEVLPAQIRDGLYADLSENKILTAFDVPKPEDVLHRYNLSQVQGIFYKASQLILNAHRNVPGEYKLLFRYLKLFQLMAYIEGDADHGFTISVDGPTSLFTPSTRYGLAIAKLIPALLHVTKWSLSATLQTRDFYTNEWKTGRFTLNSECGLVSHYPPGKPYDSMLEESFASKWDALKSGWILEREVDLIPIPGSVMIPDFRLVHPDGRVFILEIVGYWRPEYLQKKFAQVRKANCDNLILAISERLNLEKAGVKLDNVPARIIWFKEKLLPKSVLAVME from the coding sequence ATGTTACCAACAGAACTACTGATACACCGCCAAAACGGCGAGGAAATTATCCCAAAAAGACTGAAACTTGATCAAAAACATTTGAGTTTAGCGACTGAATTAATTAGTTTTTTTCAAGAAGCAGTTGGTAAAACTCAAGGATTATTAGAACGTCAATTAACTGACTTTGAAGGAGATACGACAGATTATCGCATGAAGCGGGGTTTAGCATATATTCTCAAAAGTAGTTTTTGCACCTTTGAAATAGTCAGTCCCCTCGAACCACTCATGTTAAGAGCGAGGGTATTTGCTTTAGCAACAAAATCCGTTGCTAGTCGGGAATCAACGGATATGACTTTAAATAAAATAGCTGATGATTTAAGCCAAGAACTCAACCAAGAAGTTTTACCTGCTCAAATCCGAGATGGACTTTATGCTGATTTATCAGAAAATAAAATTTTAACTGCTTTTGATGTTCCTAAACCAGAAGATGTTTTACATCGTTATAACTTATCTCAAGTGCAAGGAATTTTTTATAAAGCCAGTCAATTAATATTAAATGCTCATCGGAATGTTCCCGGAGAATATAAACTCTTATTTCGATATTTAAAACTATTTCAATTAATGGCTTATATTGAAGGTGATGCCGATCATGGTTTTACAATTAGTGTGGATGGTCCGACAAGTTTATTTACTCCCAGCACTCGCTACGGTTTAGCTATAGCCAAATTAATTCCCGCTTTACTTCATGTGACAAAATGGAGTTTATCAGCCACCTTACAAACCCGTGATTTTTACACAAATGAATGGAAAACAGGACGTTTCACCCTTAATTCTGAATGTGGATTAGTCTCCCACTATCCCCCAGGTAAACCCTATGATAGTATGTTGGAGGAATCATTTGCGAGTAAATGGGATGCCTTAAAAAGTGGTTGGATTTTAGAAAGAGAAGTAGATTTAATCCCCATTCCTGGTAGTGTCATGATTCCCGATTTTCGTCTAGTTCATCCAGACGGACGCGTATTTATTTTAGAAATAGTTGGTTATTGGCGACCAGAATATTTACAAAAGAAATTTGCTCAAGTAAGAAAGGCAAATTGTGATAATTTGATTTTAGCAATTTCCGAAAGATTGAATTTAGAAAAAGCTGGAGTCAAACTAGATAACGTCCCTGCGAGAATAATTTGGTTTAAAGAAAAACTCCTACCAAAATCAGTATTAGCCGTTATGGAGTAA
- a CDS encoding DEAD/DEAH box helicase family protein: protein MARPPTLTFDRGTLILHPPPRSKNWIDYAIWDDRIEKFRIPAIRYRSLVEALQAEATDFIDEAKAFYPLELIASLEMTPYPHQNEALAAWKLAGRQGVVVLPTAAGKTYLAQMAMQATPRTTLIVVPTLDLMHQWYAHLVAAFPDGEVGLLGGGSRDRTAILVATYDSAAIHAESLGNKYALIIFDECHHLPTDFNRVIAEYAIAPYRLGLSATPERTDGKHADLNILIGKEVYRQRAEDLAGKALAAHEIVQIKVKLSQLEREKYNQLIQTRNDFLKQSKISLGSLQGWQMFVQMSARSQPGRKAMLAHRQAKEIALGTDGKIRVLLDLLATHFLERTLIFTADNATVYRISQDLLIPAITHQTPVKERHEILTKFKSGEYNTLVASNVLNEGVDVPAASIAIILSGTGSTREYIQRLGRILRKGNLENKQAILYEVIAEDTSEEKTSARRRGENNSREEKPQKANLQVIYSSEKKSDLKAAEQLEINYSTQKKDVTNRTTDTPPKRRGNYPKKTET from the coding sequence ATGGCTCGTCCCCCGACGTTAACTTTTGATCGTGGTACGTTAATTTTACACCCACCACCACGCAGTAAAAATTGGATAGACTATGCAATTTGGGATGATAGAATTGAAAAATTCCGTATTCCGGCAATTAGATATCGTTCCTTAGTTGAAGCCCTGCAAGCAGAAGCCACAGATTTTATTGATGAAGCTAAGGCTTTTTATCCTTTAGAGTTGATTGCTAGTTTGGAAATGACTCCCTATCCCCACCAAAATGAGGCGTTAGCGGCTTGGAAACTGGCAGGACGACAGGGGGTAGTTGTGCTACCGACAGCAGCGGGTAAGACCTATTTAGCCCAAATGGCGATGCAAGCCACACCACGCACGACATTAATTGTCGTCCCTACTTTGGATTTAATGCACCAGTGGTATGCCCACTTAGTAGCGGCTTTTCCTGACGGGGAAGTGGGTTTACTTGGGGGTGGTTCACGGGATAGAACCGCAATTCTAGTTGCTACCTATGATAGTGCAGCCATTCATGCAGAAAGTTTGGGTAATAAATATGCCTTGATAATTTTTGATGAATGTCACCATTTACCTACAGATTTTAACAGAGTTATTGCTGAATATGCGATCGCTCCCTATCGGTTAGGACTTTCCGCAACCCCAGAACGCACAGATGGAAAACACGCTGATTTAAATATTCTCATTGGTAAAGAGGTTTATCGTCAACGCGCTGAAGATTTGGCTGGTAAAGCTTTAGCAGCCCATGAAATTGTGCAAATTAAAGTCAAATTATCCCAATTGGAACGGGAAAAATACAATCAGTTAATTCAAACTCGCAATGATTTTTTGAAGCAGTCAAAAATCTCTTTAGGAAGTCTCCAAGGTTGGCAAATGTTTGTGCAAATGAGTGCGCGTTCTCAACCGGGAAGGAAAGCAATGTTAGCACATCGTCAAGCTAAAGAAATTGCTTTAGGCACAGATGGAAAAATCCGGGTACTTCTGGATTTATTAGCCACGCATTTTTTAGAAAGAACTTTAATTTTTACTGCTGATAATGCTACAGTTTACCGCATTTCTCAAGACTTATTAATTCCCGCAATTACTCATCAAACACCAGTCAAAGAAAGACATGAAATTTTAACTAAATTTAAATCAGGTGAATATAATACTTTAGTTGCTTCTAACGTCTTAAACGAAGGTGTAGATGTTCCCGCAGCCAGTATTGCCATTATTTTATCAGGGACAGGTTCAACCAGGGAATATATTCAACGATTGGGGAGAATATTACGGAAAGGAAATTTAGAAAATAAACAAGCAATTTTATATGAAGTTATAGCCGAAGATACCAGCGAAGAAAAGACTTCAGCTAGACGCAGGGGAGAAAATAACAGCCGGGAAGAAAAGCCGCAAAAAGCAAATTTACAAGTTATTTATAGTAGTGAAAAGAAAAGCGATTTAAAAGCAGCAGAACAACTAGAAATTAATTATTCAACCCAAAAGAAAGATGTTACCAACAGAACTACTGATACACCGCCAAAACGGCGAGGAAATTATCCCAAAAAGACTGAAACTTGA
- a CDS encoding adenylate/guanylate cyclase domain-containing protein, with protein sequence MMTNINAIKTQLEAIIRPEICDFETNEDFAQSYREQRQTFLLNRLELQAQLMMIIGLTLTAFFMWVNEGITKKIYALKIGLLLEFFIVVCWLLCKTPLARRYLDMFFLGLCWSATCTVQVSTALLFNYVEPMTNIWNLMFLTQATIIPVKWRIHLIAQVGTIIWYLGLYLIYRPTFKFTIDHYVEQGLYLFWTGTICIFSVYLYEKLKKKEFRAKRELEIAQEQSERLLLNILPAVIAKQLKHHPTTIADSFHAVTVLFADIVGFTELSSQTSPAELVELLNQIFCLFDELAEIHSIEKIKTIGDAYMAVAGLPNYRSDHALAIANMALDMQKSVIYFNKENNLSFQLRMGISTGPVVAGVIGLKKFAYDLWGDTVNTASRMESHGIPDHIQICEATYELLKDKYLLEKRGLIKIKGKGEMMTYLLHGRKI encoded by the coding sequence ATGATGACTAATATTAATGCTATCAAAACCCAGCTAGAGGCAATTATTAGACCAGAAATATGCGACTTCGAGACAAATGAAGATTTTGCCCAATCTTATCGAGAACAAAGACAAACTTTCCTGCTTAACCGCTTAGAATTACAAGCCCAACTGATGATGATCATTGGCTTAACACTGACTGCTTTTTTTATGTGGGTAAATGAAGGAATTACTAAAAAAATATACGCGCTTAAAATTGGCTTATTGCTAGAATTTTTTATTGTTGTCTGCTGGTTATTATGCAAAACACCTCTAGCACGTCGTTATTTAGATATGTTTTTTTTGGGTTTATGCTGGTCTGCAACTTGTACTGTTCAAGTTTCTACAGCTTTATTATTTAACTATGTTGAACCCATGACAAATATTTGGAACTTGATGTTTCTGACTCAAGCCACAATTATTCCTGTAAAATGGCGGATACATTTAATAGCACAAGTGGGAACAATTATCTGGTACTTAGGATTATATCTAATATACAGACCTACATTTAAATTTACAATTGATCACTATGTAGAGCAAGGTTTATATTTATTTTGGACGGGAACAATTTGCATTTTTTCAGTTTATTTATATGAAAAACTCAAGAAAAAAGAATTTCGCGCTAAAAGAGAATTAGAAATAGCTCAAGAACAGTCAGAACGGCTATTATTAAATATTTTACCTGCGGTAATTGCTAAACAATTAAAACATCATCCTACAACTATTGCCGACAGTTTTCATGCAGTGACAGTATTATTTGCCGATATTGTCGGTTTTACAGAATTATCAAGTCAGACATCACCAGCAGAATTAGTAGAATTATTAAATCAAATCTTTTGTTTATTTGACGAATTAGCAGAAATTCATAGCATAGAAAAAATTAAAACAATTGGTGATGCTTATATGGCTGTTGCTGGTTTACCTAATTATCGCAGTGATCATGCTTTAGCTATAGCAAATATGGCATTGGATATGCAAAAATCTGTGATCTATTTTAATAAAGAAAATAACCTATCTTTTCAACTTCGCATGGGTATTAGTACGGGACCAGTAGTTGCTGGGGTAATTGGTTTAAAGAAATTTGCTTATGATTTATGGGGTGATACTGTGAATACAGCTAGTAGGATGGAATCACATGGTATACCTGATCATATCCAAATTTGTGAAGCTACTTATGAGTTGTTGAAAGATAAATATTTGCTAGAAAAACGGGGTTTAATTAAAATTAAAGGTAAGGGGGAAATGATGACTTATTTACTACATGGAAGGAAGATATAA